The Toxorhynchites rutilus septentrionalis strain SRP chromosome 1, ASM2978413v1, whole genome shotgun sequence genome contains the following window.
TTTCGTTGCTCTACAATTTGTCCCCTGGACTTTCAACTATCACTGGGATTCTAGGTGAGGTATGTTGAAGCaataaattaatagaaatagtcttcTCAAAACATGTGTGCTGTTAGGGTTAGATCGTCACCCTTCGAGTGGGCTAAGTTCGGCATGGTTTACGGTTAGTTGAAAgttattgaaacatatttttcatcTGTTTCAAAAAAGCTACCTTTTTTTCGCAGCTACCAAAGGAAATAGAATCTGGGAGTTATCCCAAGGAGAACCTCATCCTTGTAAAAGAGGCTACCGCTGGTGGAGTTTCGGTCAAACGTGGTTCCAAGGTTCCCCAGGTCAACATTACAGGATCAGCTGGTAAAGCTCAAAACTAGAACCAAGAGAGGATATTTATTTATCTATGATTTGAGGTCGAATCCTACACTATACACACCCACGGTTCAAGTTCTATAAGTCCAGGTGATGTctcgctgctttgtgtcattgtaaacaaacaatgcttcaatttatattctagtgtataggtattggtgactaccatacactgcatgattttcatatgtgtgtgtgcaagtgttgaacgtaaacgaatgtttttgtatttttcaagtgtctaGTTTctgtaagaccagttacattttccgttgtttcagttgttttgatcaataaatctggaaaattccaAAGGGAAAAGAGCTCACGGAAAGCGAAGAAAgataaatcgatgcatttcaccaagaaaatgttggtatcagagaaattgctcgtctgattggacgatcccatcaagtagtgctcaattactTCGCGAATTCTCAGAGATACGGTAAGGAGAAGAGAGCtctacgtaaatcgaagctctctgactgggattagcgggaaatagctagaaccaggtgtatgacacgattatcgctatctcactctacctaccgtcaccgcctatctcactatccctctgctgtaaaagttcatcatcgacatcacgatatgtcagatggtggtaaattggtaattcgcgatgacgtcgacgtctggtggcgacttcaagttagagccataatttgggtcccaaaatcgttagtgtaagccggttttcaaattttaaaatttgaatgaaaattttcacattatgttatttaattattagaaacacgtatttctgactttcattcatccATATGGTCAtaaaattccaacattgttgctgatttttttctctataatataaagttgtcttcataaacaatgtTCGCGTGGTTTCatataaataaaacacaaatttctgcataactcgagaactaatgtacagtaaatgtttctatggtagttaaaaACTCCACCTTccctaaggaggggctgccatacaaatgaaacacaaattacagggggcacacaaacacaaacttctgcataactagagaactaatcaagcaatatTTGGGAtgagagggtttttgggtacgagaaattttttctatgatggtatgacactcctcccaccttctctggaatggagatagggtcccataaaaatattacacgtatttcaaccaaagatattccaaccaaacatgacaattgaaaattttcggaaaactctgaaggaaaaagggaaaattaggaaaattaaatcccatatgttctacgcacgatgaaacgcacttctatatcttcttctatctataccaataaaaaagtaacgCCGAATGTAttaataagagcagaactcgaagaagggattgtccgatttagggctgtctttattctatcatattttctgtacaaaacaattatttcatgtaacgcaggaacatgttatttgaaagtggttgaaaagtcttgaacgaaaattatgtctgaaaataatctgatattttaatgatgagttttgttagaaatactaggaattttattgtTAAAGATATTTAATggggttgattagaagatcaatcaatgaacagttctggacccatgaacttgctcatagtaagaaaacgtgaatggttgaaggtattgatagcaaaaaaaaaacaaattttgggcgggacgaagtttgccgggtcagctagtctataaataaaaatggaaggccaaatgtgttggtaagcacaaaaccagaggaaggaatggttcaatttgagtcatctagaTTTCGttatattcgtctcttcccgtagatcaatatagcggagagaaaaatcggaaaattcgggaaattgaattcctatatgttctacaattagctaagcgtggttagtccatttgatgtcctaacgaaattgatttttgttgttCCAAAGTGGAAAAGCATTTTcggacggaataacgcattcctgtatcttctatctatataaacaaaaatggaaggcaaaATGTGTTGGCGGTCTTTAGAATTGATTCACTCAATAAAACTCATAAAACACAAcactcaaatatcgaaaaaatatttaaaaaaatgtatataaatattttttggctCGCGTTTCCCGTTTTAAGCGCTGAACTGTTAAGTCTGCCtaataatcctacgtcaaaggtaaaaaataaaaacaaatatttgtgttaCACAACCAATGTCCGGAATAAGAAGATGATTTCAAATCCGGACGGATCAAAGTTCACGAtgaaaaaagtgtccggatctcaaatcacgacacaatgaAGAAATTTACAAATTACAGCAAatgtaacatgattttgtggatgTCTGTTATTCATAATTTataattcttcttcttattctatAGGAAAggcaatttttcatgctatggcatgtcaatattttttagtagctGAAGTTATCATCGTAAGCACTTAAGTGTCCGGATTGTGATGCATTACGATACACTGAACGTAACTGATTTCATGGCGGGCTAATGCTTCGTCAAAAGCTTCCGACACATACCTCCTCATCGCATTAAAAAAAGCTAAGCACAATATCGTCGAGCACCGCTGGTAAACAGGTGATTCAGCTTTCCGCAATCGTAAGCTTTATCTCTTTCAGTATATCAGCTTTAAGAGGGGCAGAGAAGAATACTTAAAGGCGCGTAATGGCGATATCTTGAGGTGGGAAATGTCTTTCAATCGCGAGAGAGCAGCCACTTCAAGTATGGCGAAGCCTCGCAGAAGGAAATTACATTTGCGTTATCCTACTGTTTGGTAATCCAACCGTAGGGATGATTAATGGGACAGCACAGCGTTATCCGAAGGAGAAGGGAATAAACCCTACTTCATATACCTAATGCTTAAAACAGTAGGTACTCGTAAGTAATGATTTCGTCGAGCCGCTCTCGCTGTTGTACACTTACGCCAattagttttaaaaaaaaaaacattacattaacTTAGATAACGACAAATTGGGTAAATAAAGTAAATAAATGATTTAAGTTCAATTTGATTTCATCTCattgataaataaaaacaaagtccATGGAAACGGTGGAAAGTTTCACCTTCACTAGAAAGCAGTCATGCATAAAACCATGAATCATTAGATTATTTTGCTCTTGCATCTTCTGTACTGGGAGCGTGGAAAAACAACGGTCCATTTGGCGCGGGAATTTCTGGTTCTACATCAGTGAGTATCAATATGTAATGGTTGAACTATGGATAATTACTGATTCGAGCTCATAAACTCTCCGGAAATATTCTGTCGAAAACATCGTTGGagctgtttttcaaaaaacaactgaCAGCTTGTAATCCTTAGAACTTTCTAGACAATATAAAACCCCTTGTGGTTACACGAGTAAGGTTGTTAGGAACATTTTATTCCGTTTCAGTAACTATAATTGCAAATTACCGGGACTTCCATCGAAATACTTCGGAGGTGCGAAAGTGCCATTAACAGACTGGTACTCACTTCATTACGAGGCTAATGTTCTCATCCCTTTTAATGTGTCGCAAATATTATACCAGAGGAACCGCTTTAATTTTTGGTACACCTGCTTGTTTACGCTCATTTTCCGAATCGTCACCCACCCATTGCGGAGGTGAAGTTCACTAACGACACAAACTATGTCCGAGTGGCAACAGCTGGGAACGGCAGAAAAGCTCTCATACGGAACCCGGTGGAAAGCATCGTTGAATTGCTACTGTACAAACAGACTGAACACTGAACGGCATGAAATCAATTTCTgcggtttgttttttttctcggcCATGTCGCGACGAATATCGGCAGAttttccatttctttctttgcaAGTGGAAAAATTGCTCCGATCTGATTCTTGTCGGGCAAACTAATTCCCCCAGTGTATAAAATGTTTGTTTCAGCCTTCCGACGACATCAGTTTCCACTCGACAATAAACTGTTTCAGATCCAAACGGTTGGTCGGCACAAGAGTGAGGTCCTCCCTGTGGTGCTTGACGCTTAATTAATAATAATTAGCTGGTGAAATGGAAAAATCAAGTGCGCGGTTAGTGTTCGCAGCAGTGATGGTTGCGTTGGTGGGATGGGTGAACTTGACCTCTGCCGCCAGCAGCAGCACCAAGGACTGCGTCGGAGTGGAAAGTTCGCTCGTTTGCTTCGGAGAAAAGATGCTGCGGAACGTGATGAAACAGGTGGGGAAGGAAAAATCGTTACACGTGCTGCCGGGGGTTGAGATCGCGCAAATCGTACGGAGTGACGAAGAGAGGGAGCGGGCCTTCAACGAGATCGACGGCACGGATGAAGGCTTGCTGGGTAGACTTTCTCGATATTTGGTAGACCATGAGCTTAAGATCAACTTGGGAGCACTGGTGGATAATAGCAAACTGCAGGACGCCATGCGGTCGACAATCCTAGACGTCGGAGATGTTGAAGGTAGTTATTATGggaaaaaataagtaaaaaaaactttttaagttgaacggtttaattgggattaaacataataatgtactaaaaactagaagataattaggcaagtagcagttagccgttatcacacctctccttcattagtctaggacaTTAATAAGACtacaataaaatcgtgggacatatgatgaagtcgctaatagTGGATAATAGAAATCCttcatgccccacgattttattttagtcttatcaatgccctagattaatgaaggagaggtgtgataactgctaactgctacttgcctaattatcttctagcttttagtacattattatgtttaatcccaaagttttttttacttaaaagttttttttacttattttattttctaatttttagtacattatctgtttcattagaatatttctctacaataataCCATTGTaatgtattctatcagtcaaaaaatttcatttgataccaataatgagtggattgcagaaaatacatagtgtgttctccaaatgTAGtttgttcgtttgatacacatatctcaatcaactttttttttgagatgatatcatgaattcagctattttgtagcggcggccaaattggatttttcaagatatgcagttttaaaatgacagcagagataaaggtattttataaattcggtcagttcctattagtcaaatttctattaatgtgggacaaccttacagacatacaaacatacaaacgaacagttcaagctaaataaaaccgtttaataaagtcatttgctattttgtgattgcggccatcttggatttgtatttttcatgatctactgtgatctactattcaagcccattcatttgatagtcatattaatcgggtttttaGAAAATATACAGCCATcattgatttgcatttttcataaataactgtgttctactagtcaggccctttcatttgatacccatattaatggggttttgacataatatgtagtccgccatttggtaggattttgatggatttgcatttttcattaataactgtgttctcatagtcaagcccttttatttgatacccataattatagggttttgagagaatatatagtccgccattttgtagtggcagccatcttggatttacatttttcataaataactgtgttctcatAGTCAAggccttttatttgatacccataattatagggttttgagagaatatgtagtccaccattttgtagtggcagccatcttggatttacatttttcatgaataacggtgttctattagtcaagccctttcatttaatacccatattaacggggttttgacataatatgtagtccgccattttgtagtggcagccatcttggatttgaatttttcataaataaccgtgttctactagtcaagccctttcatttgattctcatattaatgaggttttgagaaaatatgtagtccgccattttgtaatggtagccatattggatttacatttatcataaataaccgtattctactagtcaagccctttcatttgatacccatattgatggggttttggaaaacccatattgatgaggttttgagaaaatatgtgatccgccatcttggattttcaagataatgaaatacgcagtttaagaatgactgcagagataatggtgtgttccaaatttcagatcaatcggtcaacaggaagggggtcaaatttctattaatgtgggtcagcgctacagacaaacatgttacaaacatacaaacagattacagggcaagctaaataaaaccgtttaaaaaattacggaaaatggaaaattattTTCGCTTTCGGGAGCTCGACCTTAGCACAATATATAGGATATTATGTGAATTCatcattttttataataaaatttcgtTTCACCAAAAATGATTCGACCGCTCGAGTCGTGTGGTTTTGTTTTCGATAATTAACACGTTGATCCATTCGTCGGTCCCTAGCAATTgacattgagcttttcgttaggATATCGTTGACCACtggaactgacagttacaaagcAAGAAAGTAAAAGAATATGTTGTTTGTTTTCGAATGTGTTACGAACTGTGActgctttctagtcgaatttctgactattttatttttatgcaaTAAATGTATATAATGTGTTTGCATGGGGAGTGCAGCGAAaacaattcggggctcaacgtgttaaagagAGAACTGGAACAACCTGCAGTCCATTTCTGAACTAATCAGCAATCCTCTAGAACCAACTAAAATTTTGCAATCAAATTGTACTCGCAACTACGTCATTATTAAGGATCAGGATATTTGATCGATATATCTCTGAATACGATCATCGCCCGAAGCTTCATTCTCCATTTAAGCGTTTCCACGACAGtgtcaaaatgtcttcacaaaatcatatgtcttcacagtaaggtaaatgtcttcaaaatgaagacatgtctttaaACCTGACTTCTCTGGCTGTAGCACTTTCGAAGAAAGTACATCCAGGAATGCCATACAAACAGGTTTTTCTTTTATATTACAAATTGGATTTAAAAGGTTCCGCCTTGAAACCATTGTAGATTTTTAAAAAGTTGCGCGTACATTCAATTAGATGTTATTTTCAAAACTGAATACTTTTGTTTCTCAATTTCGCTCGTGT
Protein-coding sequences here:
- the LOC129763322 gene encoding uncharacterized protein LOC129763322, which translates into the protein MEKSSARLVFAAVMVALVGWVNLTSAASSSTKDCVGVESSLVCFGEKMLRNVMKQVGKEKSLHVLPGVEIAQIVRSDEERERAFNEIDGTDEGLLGRLSRYLVDHELKINLGALVDNSKLQDAMRSTILDVGDVEEARKKDKGLGMVMVMGVMMGKMLGALGLGGVAMLALKALAVSMMALLLSSILGLKKLSEGGHHHKGRENDEEFHVTAGESLRTDYGTSYENEAIRRRRSPGELSGNLAYRGWTGIVQ